The sequence AAAATTAAGTCATCACAACAAATTTATAAGGGGGATTCGAAAATGTCAGCTATCACTTCTAATAATATCGCAAATTCCTCTGGAATTACAGATAAAAATATTTCTTTTTCAAAAACGTGGTGTGAAAAACAAGTAATTAAGGGATTTTCCAGCATTTGTTACTATGGAACGCTCACTTATACACCTAGCAGGTGTTCAAATTGTGGTTTTACTAGTGAGACAGTCAAAATTATTAAATATGGCACGAAATTATCCCGCATTACGCTTACTAAATCAGCGAATCTGCCTACCTATTTATTTTTGAAGAAACAACGCTTCTATTGTGAAGGTTGCCATACTACTTTCACCGCATCATCTTCACTAGTAAAAAGAAACTGCTTTATTTCAAAACGTGTGATACAAGCAATTTCGTCTGAAGGTCAATTTATTTCTTCTGAGAAGGATATTGCTTATAGACACAGTGTTTCTCCGACAACTGTCAATCGTGCAATACATCAATGGTCACACCAATTCAAACCCAGTTATGGGAGCCTCCCGGCTCACCTTTCAATGGATGAATTCAAATCAGTAAAAAGTGCAGACAGCCAAATGAGCTTTATTTTCACGGATGCGAGAAAACATGAAATTATGGATATCTTTCCTACTCGAAGATTGCATCATTTGAGGGATTATTTTCTTAATTATTCCTACGAAGCGAGAGATTCTGTAAAAACTGTCGTGGTAGATATGAATGCGCCTTATACCTCGCTAATTAGAGACGTTTTTCCAAAGGCAATCGTGATTATTGATCGTTTTCATTTGGTTCAATTGGTGATGCGCTCGCT comes from Brochothrix thermosphacta DSM 20171 = FSL F6-1036 and encodes:
- a CDS encoding ISL3 family transposase; protein product: MSAITSNNIANSSGITDKNISFSKTWCEKQVIKGFSSICYYGTLTYTPSRCSNCGFTSETVKIIKYGTKLSRITLTKSANLPTYLFLKKQRFYCEGCHTTFTASSSLVKRNCFISKRVIQAISSEGQFISSEKDIAYRHSVSPTTVNRAIHQWSHQFKPSYGSLPAHLSMDEFKSVKSADSQMSFIFTDARKHEIMDIFPTRRLHHLRDYFLNYSYEARDSVKTVVVDMNAPYTSLIRDVFPKAIVIIDRFHLVQLVMRSLNQTRIKLMNRYNTSRPEDKKVYRKLKSYWKLLLKNKTELSDSDYRYQRLFKGPKSSMGIIDYIMTLDVEFKATYQVAQNLLVAVQHKNISAYQTLVLSENKLISPQMKRSLRTLKKYLPEIANSFKYNDSNGHLEGINNKIKMIKRISFGYRNFTNFRNRILLGFNNKRVAS